GTAACTGTTTTCGCCCAGCAGTACCGTACGGCGATCAATCTCCAGCCCAATAATATTATGAAGAGTAGCGGTAGCCATCTGCCAACGGTCGTCGGTAATTTCTAGCGTAAACGCTCCCTCGTTGGGGTTAGGATATAACCGCACTACTGGCTTATCCGGTTCTTGCTGAGTGCTCGGCACACGGGAAATAGAAAGTGAAGCCGTATAAACACTATTTTGAGGAGATGTAGTTGCTTCTACTCCGTATATTTGATTAGCTCTTCCGCAGAAAGGCAGAACAATCATTGTTATTAGTAAGTATAGGTAAATTTTATTCATAGTTCTTTGCGTAGTTTTCTCACTGATGTTACTTTCTCTTCATTATCTTAGACCCCAAAACTAACCAGAAGGTTGAAACGCGTTTGTTAAAAATTTATAAAATTTCTATCACAACCCACCTATCTATCATGCATAAGCTTTTTCTACTGAGCCTAGCCCTGTTATTTTCTGCTGCCTCAGCCTTTGCTCAAGATACTATTTCTGAAAAAACCGAAGGAATGGAAAAGTACGACGGGTACTTTCCGATCTACTGGGATGCCAACGAAGGTAAAATCTATTTGGAGGTTGACAAACTGGACACTGAGTTTCTGTACTACACTACCTTAGCCTCTGGAGCAGGCTCCAACGATATTGGTCTCGACCGGGGGCGGTTGGGCCGTCCGCAGGTGGTGGAGTTTCGGCGAATTGGAAGCAAAGTACTGCTGGTAGAACCTAACCAACGTTATCGAGCCGTATCCGACGATCAGAACGAACAACGAGCCGTGGCCGAGTCTTTTGCCGAATCGGTGATCTACGGTTTTGAGGTAGCTGCCCAGGAAGATAAGCGCGTGCTGATTGACCTAACCACGTTTGCGCTAAGCGATATTTACGGCATCAGCCAGATGATTAAACGAACCAAGCAGGGCACTTTTAGTGTAGATGACTCTCGTTCGGCAATCTATTTACCACGTACCAAAAACTTCCCGAAAAATACTGAGATTGAGAGTACACTAACCTTCACTGGAAAAGATGCGGGAGCGTACCTCCAATCTATTTCGCCCGATAATGGTGCGGTTACCGTTCGCCAGCACCACTCTTTCGTAGAATTGCCCGACGATAATTATAAACCGCGGACTTTCGATCCTCGCTCCGGCTATATGTCAGTACAGTACATGGACTACGCCACTCCGGTAGACCAGCCCATCACGCAACGGCTCATTCGTCGGCACCGCCTGAAGAAGAAAGATCCAACCGCCGAAGTAAGCGAAGCAGTGGAACCCATTGTGTACTACATGGATCCCGGAGCCCCGGAACCAATCCGCTCAGCACTGATGGACGGAATGCGCTGGTGGAACCAGGCTTACGAAGCAGCAGGCTACCGTAATGCCTTTCAGGTAGAACTGCTACCGGAAGATGCTGACCCGATGGACATTCGCTACAATTTAGTGCAGTGGGTACACCGCTCTACCCGGGGCTGGTCCTACGGCGGTAGTATCTACGACCCGCGTACCGGAGAAATCATTAAAGGAAAGGTGACGCTCGGCTCGCTGCGGGTTCGTCAGGACTTTCTGATTGCTTCCGGTCTAGTGGCGGAGTACGAAAAAGACGAACCTGTTTCGGACGAGATGATGAAAATGTCGTTGCAACGCCTCCGGCAACTGGCTGCTCACGAAGTGGGGCATACGCTAGGCTTGGTTCATAATTACACCGCTTCAGTCAACGAGCGAGCTTCAGTGATGGACTACCCGCACCCGAAAGTAGATATTGATAACGGCAAACTAAACTTGTCGGATGCGTACGACGACGGTATTGGCGCGTGGGACAAGGTAGCCATCACCTATGGCTATCAAGACTTTCCCGAAGGCACAAACGAGGAAGAATCTCTGAATGAAATACTGCAACAATCCATTGACGACGGACTGCTATTTATCTCTGACCGCGATGCTCGGGCAGTGAGCGGAGCCCACCCCTACGCCCACCTGTGGGATAACGGAGCGGATGCGGCAGATGAACTGAAGCGCGTAATAGAAGTACGTCAGATTGCCCTGAAAAACTTATCTGAAAAGAAAATTCCGTTCGGGCAGCCCCTGGCCACGCTGGAAGAAGTACTGGTACCTATGTATCTGTTTCACCGCTATCAGATAGAAGCTGCCGCCAAATTGGTGGGTGGATTAAACTATACCTATGCTGTGCGCGGCGACGGGCAGGATCCGCTGGAAGTAGTAGACGGACGGAAGCAACGCGAGGCCATTGATGCCTTATTAGAAACCGTGTCACCTAAGGCTCTGGCGATTCCTGAGAACGTGCTTAACTTGCTCCCACCCTACCCTTTGGGTTTTTACGAAAACGAGCGTGAGATATTCAAATCGCGCACTGGAATTACATTTGATCCTATTGCTGCCGCCGAATCTGCTGCCAACTTTACGTTGGGCTTACTGCTGAACCACGAACGGGCTACCCGTATGATTGACTTTGCCTCCCGCGAAAGTGGTGTTCCTAGTTTTGCCGATTTAACGGATAAACTCATTCAAAAAACCTTCGGGGCATCTTACCGAGCCCGCGGTTACGAAGGTGAGCTGCAACGTTTGGTAGAGCGATTGGTGCTTACCCATCTTATTCAGCTAGCCAGCAACGAAGCAGCCGCCGAACAAGCCCGGGCGATGGCTACGCTTCGGGTAAACGATGTAAAACAACTACTCACTAACCAAAGAAGCGCAGCCGATACTCCCGAACAGGCGCATCAGGCTTATCTATTACGGCAGATTACCCAGTTTGAAAATAATCCCGAAGATATGTCGCTACCCGACCCACTTAGTCCCCCAGATGGCTCGCCTATTGGGCAGGGTGGGCTAGATTATCTGCATCCGGCAGCTTGGTGCCCTCACGGGCATGAGTGAAGGTATAATTCTAAGAAGGCACCACAATATCTAGTGCTTCTAGCTGCTGCGGATGTTCGCGCAGTGCCACTTTGGCAATGGTAAAGAAGATTTTCATCCAGTCTTTTAGCTCGGCCATAGCGGCCTGACGGGTTTGCGTAAGCGTTTGTACCTGGGCTTGTGCCTTACGTTGCAGGGCTACCAAATCCTTCACTTGCTGCACCAACGAAGCCGAATCAGTTAGTTCCTGCTGGGAGACGTGGTACTTTTCCATGAGAGCTACGGGTATGTTGGCGTAGAATTGTTGGGTTTGAGCCAGCAAATCGGGAACCGTTTTTTGCCGGGCTTGGGTGAGCGATAGCGTATCAGTATAGTCTGCTTCGCGCTTATAGGCCAGCCGAGCCGTATCCAAATGCGTTTGAAAGGTATCTATTAGCTGCTGACGAGTGGCTTGCAGGCTTTGTACTGTCGTTTTGGCTTCCTGATTAGCCAGTTGCTGCTGCTGATTCAGTTGCTCTACATCATTATACAGCTTTAGCCCTTCGCGCAGCTTTTTATCATTGTAGCCGTACTCTTTCAACAGAGATAGTAGTTCGGGCGAGCTAGCGGCGTTGGTTAACGCTACATATACTTGTTTTAGAAAGTCGTTCTGCTTCATAATGCTACTAATATTGGTACAGACTATAAAGTTAACTAGGTCAGCCCCACTACCATAGCCAATATAGTAGCAAGCATTACCTAAGTAATACAAAGCTAAATTTTCGCCGTAATCTGACCATACTACGGATTTAAGAGCCCCTTTAGCCTTTAAGCGGTTACCGCTGGCAAGTAAGAAGACCCACTGTTTTATCATCTTCCGTCGGGAGATGACCATATTGACTTTCACACCACCGAATACCAGCGGGAGATGGGCATTCTAACCTTGAGACTACCTAATACCGCCGGGAGATGAGTGTTTTGATTTTGAAATAGTTAAATACCGTTGGGAGGTGCGTATTTCCGGTTTGATACGTAAGAGTTCTGCCAGAAAGCGTACTTCCCACCGGAGGCATCGCTAAATATCCAAAGGAGTATAACAAACATCAATAAAACGTTTAATGCTACGGCTATTTTTTATATTCTTAGCGCTAAATAGTATCTTACACCAGTGTTAGTGTGTTTATTGCCTTTAACTACCTGAACAGAGCGTAACCTGCTTCTAAATGAGTAATTAGCCCGAAAGGTACCTGCACTATTCACATTTTATCCATCAAATACAGCCGAGAGATATATAGCAAATAAACGCACCAGTGCGTATGTACGGTTGTTGTGCACCATAGAAAACAAACTTTTGTGCCTAAATGAAACATTTCTCAACTTTAAAGGAATATTGCCACGGAATAAATATCTCGCCACCTAAATGGGCGGAATTTGACATACGCAGTTTTGAGGAAAATATGCAAACTGTAAACCAACAGATGCCAAAATTTAAGCACGAATTTTATGTTATTGCGGTTAAAATTAATGGTGGCGGCTTTGCAAGCACGGGCAATTATTCCACAAAAGACTTGAAAGCTACCGTATTTTTCAATTCGCCCTACCAAATCCTATCTTGGGATATCGTACCAGACTGGAAAGGTTACTACATTATTTTTTCGGATGGTTTTTTTCGAAGGACACGAACATCAAAACGTATTACAGAAGCCTATCCTTACTTGTTAATAGACAATACTATTCCAATGAAAGTTTCAGCACAAGAAGCTAAATTCTATGCGAAGCTATTCTCGGATATGTATTTTGAGTTTCAGCTCAATGAAAGTGACAGTAAAGATATTATTGCTAACTACCTTGAAATCCTACTGCGAAAAGTTGGCAGACTTTATAAGCAAACAGCAACAGATTTTCCCATAACGCAAAACGAGAGAAAAAGGGATTTAGAGGTTGTGAGCCGTTTCAAAACCTTATTGGATGTTAGTTTTCAGCCCAACAAGGAATATAACGAAGAATTATATCCACATCAGGTTCAATTTTATGCAATTAAATTAAACTTGCATCCCAATCATTTTAATGCCATTGTAAAGAGGATAACAGAAAAATCAGCTTCCGGCCATATTTACTCGCACATCCTTTCTCTTGCCAAATCCCGCTTAAAAAATACGAATGAAAGCATCAAGGAAATAGCTTTTGGTCTATACTACAATTATCCGAACCATTTTGCCAGTTTCTTCAAAGGACAAACAAAAATGACACCTTCCCAATACAGAAAATCGCTCAAATAGATGTGTTAAGAGTTATTTTTTGAGTATTCTTTCAATTCTTTACTTTCTACTTTGAATTCTGTAGTTCAACAACCTAATTCTCATTCTACATTTGTACTATCAAACAAAAAATCAAATATATATGAAGCAGATAGCAGTAGCAGTAGCAATAGCTTTAAGCTTGATTGCCTGTAAAAACGAGACAAAAACGAATGACAAAAAAAATGATTTAGCAGTGGAAACAATAGTAGAAAAAACATCAAAAGAACAAAAAGAGATTCAGCAACTAATCACCTCATTCTTTAACAACGTGGATGAGCGAAATTGGAACGAAGTAGCTGCAAAAATGAGCGATTCAGTATATACAGATTATACCGCATTGGGTGGCGATGCTGGCTTTAAAACCCCAAATGAGATTTTGACAGGATGGAAAGCGATACTTCCCGGATTTGAACGTACGATACACCAAACTCACAATGAAGCAATATGGGTAGCAGGTAACCGTGCTTCGGCAACTTTGGATGCCATTGCAACGCATTATCTTAAGGGAGATTTTTGGACCGTATTTGTCGGATATGATACCGAATACATTAAGGAAAACGGTTCTTGGAAACTGGCAAGAATTGATTTAAGCCTTTATAATCAGGCAGGAAACAATGAATTATCTTCAAAGGCAATTGAAAACGTCAAAAATGGGAATATCCCACCCCTTGTAAAAGCCAATAATACAGAATCCATTGAAACCTTTTTTAGCTCATTGGAAAATAAAAATTTGAAAGGTGTCCTTTCCACATTAGAAGATAATATAATTCAAGAAATGCCATTTGCACCTAACAATTTTCCTAAATCTCTAAATGGAATTGAAGCTATGCGAACACAATATACTGGTGTAATGGATTATACCCAAAGTTATGAAAGAGAGTATTTTGGCACACCTAACCCAAATGTAATTTTAGTGAAGTATAATGGAACAATTACCACAGGCGAAGGGAAACCGTACAACAACTATTATGTAGGCATTTATGAACTCTCTAATAATAATAAAATTCAAAAATTTGTCGAGCAGTTCAATCCTAATATTCTCTTAAATGGTTGGCCAGGTTTACAACCTGAAACTTATTCGGTACATAAGGCTGGAGCAAAAACCAATAGCGGAGTGAAATTAGAAAAAGTGAATTTTAATTCTAATGGGGTAAGTCTTGCTGGTCATTTATTCTTACCGCCTAATTTTGACAGTACCAAAAAATATCCAACGGCAATAGTAACTGGAAGTTGGACAAGTGTAAAAGAGCAAATGCCTGATGAATATGCAAGTTTAATGGCAAAAAATGGTTTTATTACCTTAACATTTGATTTTACAGGATTTGGAGAAAGTGAAGGACAGCCTAGACAAGTGGAAGACTACAATTTAAAAATAGCTGACATAAAAGCAGCAGTCGACTATCTTTCACACCATCAAAATGTAGACACCGAACAGATTTCAGGATTGGGTGTTTGTGCAAGCTCAGGTTATATGGCGCACGCAACTGCACAAGATAAGCGAATTAAAAAATTAATCCTTATTGCGCCTTGGTTACACAATCCAGCAATTGCAAAAAGTATTTACGATATGCGTCCAAATGGAACTGATGGATTGCTTAATGCTGCAAAAAAAGCTAAAGAAAAATATGCCGAAACTGGCGAAATGGATTACGTACTTGCAGCAAGTGAACTTGACCCTTTGAGTGCAATGTACGTCCCTGAAAATGCTTTTGACTATTACCTTGACCCTGCCAAAGCAGCTGGAGCAAAGTATGACAATAGATTTGCGGTCAGCAGTTGGGAGCCTTGGTTGACTTTTAATGGAATTTCAGCAGGAAAAGAAATTTCACAACCTGTCTTTATTGTACACAGCGAAAGTGGTGCTGTTCCACAAGGAACTAAAGACTTCTATACTTATTTAAAGGGTCAAAAGGACATTGTCTGGCTAAATGAGTATAACCAACAGCAATTATACTTTGAAGCGGATGCGGTAAACGCTGCGATGAGCCAAGTAGTCTATTATCTAAAATAAAATCAGTCGGAAAACTACGGTGCACAACAAGGTGTATAAGCAATAGCGGTTTGAGTGTAAACTCGAACCGTTTTTCGTTTAAATAGAGTATATTACTATCTGAAATGTAGTTGCTTAAATTCCGCTACTGCTCATACACAATACCGTTGGGCATCATTAAATAAGAACAATGAAAGATGGCCTAATTATTCTAATTGCTCTTTCGTTACTATCGTGTAGTAAACAGCCCCTTTCCAGATAATGAAATCTTGATTGAGATCAATCAAAACAATGAAATCAGAATTGAAGGAGAATTGATATTTATAGACAATTTATATAAAGAGTTGGCGAGTCAAATTGAAGAAATGGAAACGGGTGACATACCACGAGAAAAAATAATTACAAAGTTGATAGTGGGTGAAAATGCAAAAATGGGAGTTGTATCAACCTTGCAACAAACAATGCGGAAACTTAATTTGCGAAAAATAGAATACACACCCAGGAAGAATGCCGATACTATTAACTCTTGACATTTAAAAAGAATACCCCATGCTGGCGCAGCATAATGAGAATATAATAGCAGCGATAATATCTTGCATTGTTGCTAAATTAGCTGACAATTACCAATAACCTTTCAGTAATTCAAGGATTAATCAGTTTGACAGAAAGAGATGATCATATTTATATGCATTTGATTGAGAGTGCCCCATTTAACAAGTGCTTGAAGAACAAATAACTACGAAGCAAGTACGTGAACTAGAAGACATTGATTTTTACGTTGACCTACGACCTTTAACTGTGGAGGAAAAGGACAGAATTAGCGAGTATATAATGAAAGATAAAAAAGAAAGAAATAAGCGCTTAACAAAGATTGAAAGCAAGCGGGTAAAAAATGTAAAGAAGGAACGTAAAACCCAACAATCAACTTAGCGAGTAGTGAAAACATATGTCTCTAAATACCCACCTACTTTTGAGTAGGTCGCAGCTCTCACTTATAGAACCTTTCAGCTTTATTTTATTGTTCGTTCGGCAAATTTGTATCTTTGTTAAATGGAACAGCAAAGAGAGAAATACATTAATCCGTTTACCGATTACGGTTTCAAACGCCTATTTGGTGAGGAACCGAACAAGGATTTATTGCTAGCCTTTCTTAATGAATTGCTTAAAAACGAGCAGGGTCGTATTACCGAACTGACGTATTTAAAGTCTGATAAACTAGGCAGTAGCGAAGCAGATCGAAAGGCCGTCTTTGATCTATACTGTCAAAACGAGCGAGGCGAGAAGTTTATCGTTGAGCTTCAAAAGACCAAACAGAAGTTCTTCAAAGACCGGACAGTTTACTACTCTACGTTCCCTATCAGGGAACAGGCACAGCGAGGATCAGACTGGACTTTTGAGCTTAAAGCAGTGTATACGATTGCTATCCTAGACTTTGTTTTTGACGAAGACCAACACGAACCTAATAAGTTCAGATACGATGTAAAGCTGACAGATATTGATACCTGCCAAATATTTTACGATAAACTAACCTTCATATACCTAGAAATGCCTAAGTACACTGTAAACTAAGTTTATTTAGGAATTGCTATATTGGTGTTTTTGAGTCTATATGAAAAAAGCACACGTAACACTAGGCGAGCAAGATCGGCAATACCTCGCCAGGTTGCTGCAGAAAGGGAGATTGCAAGCCAGAACCTACAAACGAGCAGTAGCTTTGCTAGAACTGGACAAAGGCCAAACCTATACGGTCGTGGCATCTATTGTGCAGTTGTCAACAGTTAGTTTAGGCAAACTGGCCAAAAAGTATCACGGGCAGGGGTTAGACTGTTTGTACGATGCTCCTCGGTCGGGACGTCCCATACGGATCAGCCCTCAACAGGAAAACCAAGTGATTCTGTTGTCTTGTAGTGAAGCCCCGAAAGGCTATAGCCAGTGGAGTTTGCGCTTACTAGCCGACAAAGTAGTGGAGTTGGGATATTGTGAGCATATATCACATACGCAGGTAAACGAGATTTTAAAAAAAGCAGATTAAGCCTCACTTGACTAAAACCTGGTGTATTGGGGTGATTAACGCTGAGTTTTTAGCCAGAATGGAAAATATTTTACGGCTGTATGCCCTGCCCTACGATGAACGCTATCCAGTTGTTTGCCTGGATGAACGGCCGCGTTTTCTGATTGGGGATGTAGTGGAAGGACTTAGTCTAAAGCCAGGTCAAGTGAAACGAGCGCATTATGAATACCAAAAAAATGGTTCCTGCTGTCTGTTTGCTGCCATAGAGCCGCTCACTGGCAAGCGTATTGCTCAGGTGTTTGATCGCCGAAGGAAAGTAGAGTATGCTGAGTTTATGCAAACCGTAGCCTTACAGTTTCCCAAGGCTGAGAAAGTCAGGGTGATCCAGGATAATTTGAATACGCATAACACCAGTTCTTTCTATGAGCGTTTTGATGCTCAGACTGCTTATGCATTAAGTCAAAAGTTTGACTTCCACTATACACCTAAGAAGGCTTCCTGGTTAAACACGATTGAAACCGAGTTTTCTGCCTTGTCGCGTCTGTGTTTACAACGGCGGATCCCTACCAAAGAGATGCTGGAACAAGCAGTACTTCAGTTAGTCCAAGAACGCAATGACAAACACATCAAAATCGGCTGGAAGTTCTCCATCACTGATGCCCGAAGCAAACTAAAAAGACACTATACGAATGTAAATCCAGTCAATAAAATATTATAAATTACTTAATTTACAATGCACTAAGTTTAGTATGGCTGCTGAAGAGTTAGAAACTGGCTTTGATAAATGGATGTACGTAATACGTAACCTAAATAAACTTGACAGAGTACCAAAAGAGTTACGAGAGGGAATCTTTGAAAGATTGTTTGAAGTAGCCGAGATTGCCCGATTTAGCCCTGAGGAAGTACAAGCCTACGAAGATAGTTTAAAATCATATCGAGATTTAAAGAACTCCTTGGATACGGCTTTTGAAGAAGGCATTGAACAGGGTATCGAACAGGGTATTGAGAAAGGCATCGAACAAGGTATAGAGCAAGTAGCACGCAATGGGATCAAGCAGGGAAAAAGCGATGAGCTAATTATGGATTTAACCGGATTATCATTAGAGCAGGTAACGTACTTGAAGGAAAAACTGAAAAGCGAAGAGTAGAACAGTTTAATAATAATGATTACCCTTCTTTCTGGTACATTTTCAACATAACTATCCCCACAGACAGGTGTTGTACATAATACCGTTGTCCTTTGGTAGATTTTAGTAAACCAGAAGCACATTCACCTGATTGAGCCTTTAGTAACGCACCAAACTGACCGAAGAAAGGTGAAAACCGATATATTTGCCGAGAGCTAAGCCTATCGGCAGTAGTGTTCA
This region of Tunicatimonas pelagia genomic DNA includes:
- a CDS encoding T9SS type A sorting domain-containing protein, whose amino-acid sequence is MNKIYLYLLITMIVLPFCGRANQIYGVEATTSPQNSVYTASLSISRVPSTQQEPDKPVVRLYPNPNEGAFTLEITDDRWQMATATLHNIIGLEIDRRTVLLGENSYSIPECQPGIYFLTLQQDGLQKVLRFVKR
- a CDS encoding zinc-dependent metalloprotease; translated protein: MHKLFLLSLALLFSAASAFAQDTISEKTEGMEKYDGYFPIYWDANEGKIYLEVDKLDTEFLYYTTLASGAGSNDIGLDRGRLGRPQVVEFRRIGSKVLLVEPNQRYRAVSDDQNEQRAVAESFAESVIYGFEVAAQEDKRVLIDLTTFALSDIYGISQMIKRTKQGTFSVDDSRSAIYLPRTKNFPKNTEIESTLTFTGKDAGAYLQSISPDNGAVTVRQHHSFVELPDDNYKPRTFDPRSGYMSVQYMDYATPVDQPITQRLIRRHRLKKKDPTAEVSEAVEPIVYYMDPGAPEPIRSALMDGMRWWNQAYEAAGYRNAFQVELLPEDADPMDIRYNLVQWVHRSTRGWSYGGSIYDPRTGEIIKGKVTLGSLRVRQDFLIASGLVAEYEKDEPVSDEMMKMSLQRLRQLAAHEVGHTLGLVHNYTASVNERASVMDYPHPKVDIDNGKLNLSDAYDDGIGAWDKVAITYGYQDFPEGTNEEESLNEILQQSIDDGLLFISDRDARAVSGAHPYAHLWDNGADAADELKRVIEVRQIALKNLSEKKIPFGQPLATLEEVLVPMYLFHRYQIEAAAKLVGGLNYTYAVRGDGQDPLEVVDGRKQREAIDALLETVSPKALAIPENVLNLLPPYPLGFYENEREIFKSRTGITFDPIAAAESAANFTLGLLLNHERATRMIDFASRESGVPSFADLTDKLIQKTFGASYRARGYEGELQRLVERLVLTHLIQLASNEAAAEQARAMATLRVNDVKQLLTNQRSAADTPEQAHQAYLLRQITQFENNPEDMSLPDPLSPPDGSPIGQGGLDYLHPAAWCPHGHE
- a CDS encoding helix-turn-helix domain-containing protein — its product is MKHFSTLKEYCHGINISPPKWAEFDIRSFEENMQTVNQQMPKFKHEFYVIAVKINGGGFASTGNYSTKDLKATVFFNSPYQILSWDIVPDWKGYYIIFSDGFFRRTRTSKRITEAYPYLLIDNTIPMKVSAQEAKFYAKLFSDMYFEFQLNESDSKDIIANYLEILLRKVGRLYKQTATDFPITQNERKRDLEVVSRFKTLLDVSFQPNKEYNEELYPHQVQFYAIKLNLHPNHFNAIVKRITEKSASGHIYSHILSLAKSRLKNTNESIKEIAFGLYYNYPNHFASFFKGQTKMTPSQYRKSLK
- a CDS encoding nuclear transport factor 2 family protein, which codes for MKQIAVAVAIALSLIACKNETKTNDKKNDLAVETIVEKTSKEQKEIQQLITSFFNNVDERNWNEVAAKMSDSVYTDYTALGGDAGFKTPNEILTGWKAILPGFERTIHQTHNEAIWVAGNRASATLDAIATHYLKGDFWTVFVGYDTEYIKENGSWKLARIDLSLYNQAGNNELSSKAIENVKNGNIPPLVKANNTESIETFFSSLENKNLKGVLSTLEDNIIQEMPFAPNNFPKSLNGIEAMRTQYTGVMDYTQSYEREYFGTPNPNVILVKYNGTITTGEGKPYNNYYVGIYELSNNNKIQKFVEQFNPNILLNGWPGLQPETYSVHKAGAKTNSGVKLEKVNFNSNGVSLAGHLFLPPNFDSTKKYPTAIVTGSWTSVKEQMPDEYASLMAKNGFITLTFDFTGFGESEGQPRQVEDYNLKIADIKAAVDYLSHHQNVDTEQISGLGVCASSGYMAHATAQDKRIKKLILIAPWLHNPAIAKSIYDMRPNGTDGLLNAAKKAKEKYAETGEMDYVLAASELDPLSAMYVPENAFDYYLDPAKAAGAKYDNRFAVSSWEPWLTFNGISAGKEISQPVFIVHSESGAVPQGTKDFYTYLKGQKDIVWLNEYNQQQLYFEADAVNAAMSQVVYYLK
- a CDS encoding Rpn family recombination-promoting nuclease/putative transposase, whose amino-acid sequence is MEQQREKYINPFTDYGFKRLFGEEPNKDLLLAFLNELLKNEQGRITELTYLKSDKLGSSEADRKAVFDLYCQNERGEKFIVELQKTKQKFFKDRTVYYSTFPIREQAQRGSDWTFELKAVYTIAILDFVFDEDQHEPNKFRYDVKLTDIDTCQIFYDKLTFIYLEMPKYTVN
- a CDS encoding helix-turn-helix domain-containing protein, encoding MKKAHVTLGEQDRQYLARLLQKGRLQARTYKRAVALLELDKGQTYTVVASIVQLSTVSLGKLAKKYHGQGLDCLYDAPRSGRPIRISPQQENQVILLSCSEAPKGYSQWSLRLLADKVVELGYCEHISHTQVNEILKKAD
- a CDS encoding IS630 family transposase; the encoded protein is MTKTWCIGVINAEFLARMENILRLYALPYDERYPVVCLDERPRFLIGDVVEGLSLKPGQVKRAHYEYQKNGSCCLFAAIEPLTGKRIAQVFDRRRKVEYAEFMQTVALQFPKAEKVRVIQDNLNTHNTSSFYERFDAQTAYALSQKFDFHYTPKKASWLNTIETEFSALSRLCLQRRIPTKEMLEQAVLQLVQERNDKHIKIGWKFSITDARSKLKRHYTNVNPVNKIL
- a CDS encoding PD-(D/E)XK nuclease family transposase gives rise to the protein MKYYKLLNLQCTKFSMAAEELETGFDKWMYVIRNLNKLDRVPKELREGIFERLFEVAEIARFSPEEVQAYEDSLKSYRDLKNSLDTAFEEGIEQGIEQGIEKGIEQGIEQVARNGIKQGKSDELIMDLTGLSLEQVTYLKEKLKSEE